TGGCGATGCCCGAGTCGTCCGCGACCGACGGCAGCCCCGTGGCGTTGAACGCGTCACGGGCCTTCGCCAGGGCGTTGCCCTCGAACGTCGGGTCGGTCTCCGGCGCCTCCGGGAACTCCGGCACGTCGTCCAGGCCCAGCACCTCGATCCCGTCCAGCCCCTCGGCCAGCAGGATCCGGCGCAGCTCGCCGAGCTTCTTCTTGTTCCGCGACGCGAGCAGCAGCTTCACCTCTTCCTCGCCTTCGGCTCGGGCAGCACGCCGGGGTACGGCAGGGCCAGCGCCTCCGCCTGGATCCGGTTGAGCTGCGCGCAACCCGCCAGGGCCAGGTCGAGCATCTTGTCCAGCGTCGACCGCGCGAACGTCGCGCCCTCGCCGGTGCCCTGCACCTCGATCAGCGTGCCGGCGTCCGTGGCGACGACGTTCATGTCGACCTCGGCGCGCGAGTCCTCCTCGTACGGCAGGTCGAGGCGCACGCGGCCGTCCACGACGCCGACCGACACCGCCGACACGGCGCACGAGAGCGGCTGGGGGTCGGCCAGCCGGCCGGCCGCGCCGAGCCACGTCACGGCGTCGGCCAGGGCGACGTACGCGCCGGTGATGGCGGCGGTGCGGGTGCCGCCGTCGGCCTGGATGACGTCGCAGTCGATGACGATCGTGTTCTCGCCGAGCGCGGCCAGGTCGATGCACGCGCGCAGCGATCGCCCGATCAGTCGGCTGATCTCGTGCGTGCGTCCCCCGATCCGGCCCTTGACCGACTCGCGGTCGCTGCGGGTGTGCGTGGCGGACGGCAGCATCGCGTACTCGGCGGTCACCCAACCGAGACCCGAGCCGGAGCGCCAGCGCGGCACGCCCTCGGTCACGCTGGCCGCGCACAACACCCGCGTGTTGCCGAACTCGATCAGCACCGACCCCGCTGGCCACTGCTGGAAGCCGCGGGTGATCCGGATGTCGCGCAGTACGTCGTCGTTCCTGCCATCGGTCCTCAGCACGGCACTACCCTATGTCGCTGAACCCGGGAGCGACCCACCGGCGTAGGGAGAGGCATGGCACTCGCAGACGACCTGGTGACGATCTTCGGTCTACCCGCGCACCCGCTGCTGGTCCACGCGGTGGTGGTGCTGCTCCCGCTGGCCGCGGCGGGCGCCGCCGCGATGGCCGTGGTGCCGCGGTGGCGGCAGCGCTACGCGTGGCCGCTGCTGGGCGTGACGGTCCTGGCGGTCGGCTCGGTGCCGCTGGCGCAGTGGGCGGGCGACCAGCTCTACGCGCGGCTGGCGTCGCTGGAGAACCCGCTGATCCAGCGGCACGCGGACCTGGGCAACGACCTGCTGCCGTTCGCGCTGGGCTTCGGCGTCGTGGTCGTGGCGCTCCTCGTCGCGGGCCGGCTGGCCGACCGCGAACGCGCCGCCGCCACCGACGACCCGGCCGTGCCGAAGACGTGGCGCCGGATCGCCGTGGTGGTGGCCGTCCTGGTCATCGCCGCCGGCGCCGCCGCCACCGTCCAGACCGTCCGCATCGGCCACAGCGGCTCCACCGCCGTCTGGGACGGCATCGCCACCACCTGACCCCCGCCGCGAGTCGAACGCTCACGTCCCGCGAGTCGAACATTCAGGACCCTCGAATTCAACGCTCGCGTACCGGGGCGGCACATTGCCACCGGCCTCGAATGTTCAACTCGGGGGTCCTGAGCGTTCGACACGCGGGACGTGAGCGTTCGACTCGCGGGGTCAGGTGGGGAGGGTGAGGGGGGTCGGTGGGGTGGACTTCAGGGTGCGGGTGACGGTGCACAGCTGGTCGATGGCGCGGCGGACGGTGGTTTCGAGGGCCGTGCGCTGGGCCTCGGTCAGCTGGGAGATGTCGTAGGCCAGGTCGACCGGGACGCTCGTCAGCGAGTTCCCGTCCGCCGAGCGGACGTCGTCCGCGCGCGCCACCAGGTCACCCTCGACCCGCCGCGTCACCAGCGTCTCCACCGTCACCGCCGCGCAACCGGCCGCCGCCGCGAGCAGCAGCTCCACCGGCGTGAACGCGCCCTCGGCGCCCTTCCGACCGACGCGCACCGAGGCGCCCCGGTCGTTCGTCGCCACGAAGTCGTGCTCACCGACCCGACGCACCTCGACGTTCGACACGCCACCGACGCTAGTCGATCCGGTCCGCCGTGGCTGCCGCGATCTTGCGCACGTAGTCGATGTCACCGCAGTCGTCGGCCAGCCGGCTCTGCCGGATCTCGGTGAACAGCTCCCCCAGCTCGGCCCGCCGCTCGTCCGGCACCTCCGACCGCGCGTCGTTGAGGATCGTCCGCTCCTCCTCGTCCACGTGGTGGTTGAGCGCCTGGACCAGCTCCTCCAGCTTGTCCTCCCACTCCTCGGACGCGGTGTCGGAGACCTCCATCAGCGCCAGCAGCGCCTGGTGGCCCTCGGCGTGCTCCTCGGCGCCATGGTCGACCTCGGCGTTGTCGACCTCCTTGTACCGCTTGAGCGCCGGGTACACCTCGGACTCCTCGGCCTCGGCGTGCGCCACCAGCAGCGCCGCCAGCTCGCCCAGCAGCGTCGCCCGGTCGGACTCGCGGTCGCGCAGCCCGCGGAACAGCTCCTCGAACTTGCGGTGGTCGGCCAGGATCAGCTCGACGACATCAGTTGCCATGGCCGCCGATTACCCGGACCACCGGTTCGTCAACCGCGTAGGTGTCGCCCTGGCTGACCACCTCAACGGGCCCGCTGAACGCGCTGCGCGCCTCGGCCAGCACGGCGGCGCGGTCGGTCCACGGCGCGACGTGCGTGAGCAGCAGCCGCCCGACACCGCCCTCCGCCGCCGCCTGCCCCGCCTGCACGCCCGACAGGTGCCTGCCGGTGGGCCGGTCGTCGGCGTGCGTCCACGTCGCCTCGGACAGCAGCACGTCGACGTCCCGCGCCAGCACGCCCAACGCCTCGCACGGCCCGGTGTCGCCGGTGTACGCCAGGGTGGCGTTCTCGGTGGCGATGCGGAACCCGTACGACTCGCCGGGGTGGTCGACCCGGACGGCGGTGATCTCGAACGGCCCGACGCGGGTCACCTCCTCCCCCAGGGCGTGGAACTCGAACACGTCGCTGAGGTCGGTGGTGAGCAGTTCGTCGGCCGTCTCGGCGTACGCGCGGGCGAACCGGTCGGCGGTCTCCGCCGGCCCGTGCACGGGCAGCCGGCGTTCACGCGTGTCGTGCGGCGGATGGGTGTGGTACCGGCGCGTGACGGTGAGCGTGGTGAAGTCCGCGCAGTGGTCCGGGTGCAGGTGCGAGAACAGCAGGGCGTCCAGCGAGAACGGGTCGTGGAGCTCCTGGAGCGCGGCCAGCACCCCGCTGCCCAGCTCGATCGCGAGCCGGCAGCCATCCGCCTCGACGAGGTAGCCGGATGCGGGCCCGTGTGGTCCCGGCAGGCTGCCCGAGCAGCCGAGGATGGTCAACAGCACCCGTGGAGCGTGCCAGGTCAGCCGTGGGCTTGGAAGGACGCCCTGTCCAGCCCCGGCAGGAACCGGCGCGCGAGCCTGGCGAACGGCTCCACCGGTCCCGTGCAGCTGAACCGCTGGTCGGGGTCGCCGGAGCGGAACTCGTCGCGCTCGGTCAGCACCCGCACGACGTCCTTCACGGTCTCCTCGGCGCTGGAGACGAGCGTCACCCCGTCACCCATCACGATCTGCAGCACGCCGGTCAGCAGCGGGTAGTGCGTGCAGCCGAGGACGAGCGTGTCGACCTCGGCCCGCTGCAACGGTTCCAGGTACGCCTGCGCCATGCCGAGGACCTGCCGGCCGGACGTGGTGCCGCGCTCCACGAAGTCCACGAACCGGGGGCACGCGACCGCCGTGACCTCGACGTCCCGCGCGGCGGCGAACGCGTCCTGGTACGCGCCGGAGTTGACCGTGCCGAGCGTGCCGATGACGCCCACGCGGCCGGTGCGGGTGGTGGCGACGGCCCGGCGCACGGCGGGCAGCACGACCTCGATCACCGGGATGTCGTACCGCTCGCGAGCGTCGCGCAGGCACGCCGCCGACGCCGTGTTGCACGCGATGACCAGCATCTTCGCCCCGTCGGCCACCAGCCGGTCGGTCACTTCGAGGGCGTACTCCCGCGCCCGCGCGATGGGCAGCGGGCCGTACGGGCAGTGGACCGTGTCGCCGACGTACCGGATCCGCTCCTCGGGCAGCTGGTCCATGATCGCCCGGGCGACGGTCAGGCCGCCGACCCCGGAGTCGAAGATCCCGATGGGGGAATCGGCGGTGACGGTCACGCGTTCAGCGTAGTGCGGGCGCCCTTCGCGGCGTCCCTGGCGGCGTCACGGGCGACGCCCCACGCCGCCAGCACGCCGCCGAGCGCGCCGAACAGGTGGCCTTCCCAGGAGATGCCGGGCTGGCCGGGCAGCACGCCCCACAGCGCCGCGCCGTAGATCGCGAAGACCACGACCGCCAGCACGATCTGCAGCGCGCTGCGCGCGAAGATGCCGCGCACCAGCAGGAACACCAGGAAGCCGAACACCAGCCCGGACGCGCCGATGTGGCTGCCGTACGAGCCGAACAGCCACACGCCCAGACCGCTGGTCAACCAGATGACGGCGGTGATCTGCAGGAACTGCCTGATGCCGCCGGACGTCGCCAGGTAGGCCAGCACGAGCAGCGGCACGGCGTTGCCGGTCAGGTGGGTCCAGTCGCCGTGCAGCAGCGGGTACCAGAGGATGTTGTCCCACTCGCCGAAGTCGCGCGGGATCACGCCGTCGTCGTCCCACCGGCCGCCGAGGACGGTGTCGACCGCCTCCACGACGTAGAGCAGGCCGACGAAGGCCAGCACCACCACCGCCGACAGCACGGGCCGGGGCGGCACGACGCGCTTGGCCGGCGACTTGGCGGCTCTGGCCGGCTTGGGCGCGGCAACCACCGGCTCTGGCGTCGGCGGGGTGAACGGGCCGGTGGGTTCCACGGGTCCAGGTTACGCGCGGGACAGCCGTTCGAGCGGCGAGTTCGCGGTTCGCGGGTGGCGTCGCCGAGCGTGACCGTAGGCTGTCCGGGTGTCGATCGAAGTGGCGGTGCGGGCCGAAGCGCAGCTTGGTGAAGGCCCCACGTGGGACCACGCCAGCGGGACGCTGCTCTGGGTGGACGTCCTCGGCAGCGAGGTGCACCGCTACAACCCCTCCACCGACGAGGACGCCGTGCTGGACGTGCCGCAGCACGTCGGCGCCGCGAAGCCCCGCTCCGGCGGCGGCCTGGTGGTGAACCTGCGCGACGGCGTGGCGCTGATCGACCGCGACGGCAACAAGACGTGGCTCGTGTACTGGGCGCGCGACGGCGTGCGCGGCAACGACGCCGCGGTCGACCCGGCGGGGCGGCTGTGGGCGGGCACGATGCGCTACGACGAGGACCCCGGCGGCTGGCTGGCGCGGATCGAGCCGAGCGGTGACGCGAAGGTCGTGCTGGACAAGCTCAGCGTCAGCAACGGCATCGGCTGGAGCCCGGACGCGAAGTCGATGTACTTCATCGACTCCGGCGAGCGGCGGATCGACGTGCTCGACTACGACCGCGAGACCGGCGCGGCGACGAACCGCCGCCCGCTGGCCGACGTGGGGCGCGGGCTGCCCGACGGCCTGACCGTGGACTCGTCCGGCGCGGTGTGGGTCGCGCTGTTCGGCGGGGCGGCGCTGCACCGGTACACCCCGGACGGCCGGCTGGACCGGGAGATCGAGCTGCCGGTGGGTCAGCCGACCTCGTGCTGCTTCGGCGGGGTGGACTTCACCGACCTGTACGTGACGACCGCCCGCACCGGGCTGAGCGGTGACGCGCTGAGCGAGCTGGCCGGTTCGGTGCTGGTGCTGCCGGGCGTGGGCGAGGGCCTGCCGTCGGCCGCGTTCGCGGGCTAGCCCCGGCCGTCAGATCGCGTAGGTGGCGCCGGGCGTGGCCAGGGTGACCGGGCCGGAGAACGCCTCGGTCGCGTCCTGGAGCACGCCCTGGCGGTCCGACCACGGCAGCACGTGGGTCAGCACCAGGCGCCCGACGCCGGCGGACGCGGCCACCTCGCCCGCCTCCCGGCCGCTCATGTGCAGGTAGTTGGCCCGGCCCGCCTGCTCGCGCCACGCCGAGTCGGCCAGCAGCAGGTCCGCGCCGCGGGCCAGCCGCACCAGCTCCGGGCAGGGCACGGTGTCGCCGGAGAACACCAGCGACACGCCGCCGTGCGTGATGCGGAACCCGTACGCCTCGCAGATGTGCCGCATGGCGGCGACCTCGACCTGCACGGGGCCGACCTCGTACCGACCGGTGGCCAGCGGCACGAAGTCGAACGTGTCGGTGAGGTCCGTCCTGGCCAGGTCGGCGCGGCTGGCGGCGTGCGCGTTGGCGAGGCGGGACGGCGCGTGGGCCGGCGCGAACACCGGCAGCTTGCGCTCGGTCACGTCATAAGGCGGCTCGGGGTGATCACGCCGGTACACGGTGAGCGAGCTGAAGTCGGCGCAGTGGTCGAGGTGCAGGTGCGACAGCAGCACGGCGTCGAGGTCGAACGGGTCGCAGAGCCGGGTGAGCGGGCCGAAAACACCACTGCCCAGCTCTAACACGATCCGCACGCCGCCCGCCTCGACCAGGTACCCGGAGGTGGGCAGACCGGGTCCCGGCGCGCTGCCCGAACAACCGAGCACCGTCAATTGCATGGGCGCAACGCTAGCAGCCGCGAACGGGGGCAAGAATGCGGAAAGACGACGTCGGACGGCGTTCGAGAACTGTGAAAGATTCACTCGAACGCCCCAACCCGGCCCGTTCCGCAATTCCGCCCATTGCCCTCGGGGCGGTATCGGCGGTCGCGCGACCGGGGCGCGGCCCGCCTACTGCGGCGGGTACCCGAAACTTTCACCGCCCGGCCCACGCGGCCAAACGGGTGCACTCGGCGTTGCCGCAGCTCAACACGCCATTTGAGACTCGCAACATTCACGAAACACGTTGTTCGCGACGGCTCGGCGACAGATAGTGACGACAACTCACGCCGTGATCCTCAAGGAGGAGGGAATGGTCTTGAGAACCCTTCTGGCCGTGGCGCTGCTGCTGGCCGCGCCGCTGCTGTCCGCGAACACCGCCGGCGCCGCGCCCGGCCCGAAAGCGCTTGCCTGCAACGGGTACGTGGCGCTGACCTACGACGACGGCCCGAACGCGCAGTTCACCCGTCCCCTGCTGAGCGCGCTGCGCGCGGCGGGCGCGCGGGCCACGTTCTTCGACATGGGTTCACGCGTGCAGCAGCAGCCGCAGCTGACCCGGGAGACCGCGCAGGCGGGCATGTGGGTCGGCAACCACTCGTGGTCGCACCCGTACCTGACGAACCTGGGCGCCGCCGCCGTGGCCAAGGAGCTCGGCGACACCCAGAACGCGATCCGCAACGCCACCGGCCAGTCGCCGACGCTGTTCCGCCCGCCCTACGGCGCGACGAACTCGACCGTGCAGAACGAGGCCCGCAAGCTCGGCCTGACCCAGGTCATCTGGTCGGTCGACACGCAGGACTGGAACGGCGCGTCCACCGACGCCATCGTGCGCGCCGCGACCGGCGCCAACGCGGGCGGCGTCGTGCTCATGCACGCGAGCTACCAGAACACGGTCAACGCCGTGCCGCGGATCGTGCAGGGCCTTGCGGCCAAGAACCTGTGCCCCGGCCGGATCGACAACTCCGGAAGGGTCGTGGCCCCGTGAAGGCCGTAGGCGCGATCGTGTCGTCGCTGGCCGCCGTGGCGGCGTTCGTGCTGGCCTTCGTCGTCACGCCGCAGGCGTCGGCCGCCGCGCTGACCGAGGTCACCGGCTTCGGCAGCAACCCGAGCAACCTGCGCATGCACCTGTACGTGCCGGACCGCACGCAGGCCAGGCCCGGCGTGCTGCTGGCCGTGCACTACTGCACCGGCACCGGCCCGGCGTTCCACTCGGGCACCGAGTACGCCCGGCTCGCCGACCAGTACGGCTTCATCGTGATCTACCCGTCGGCGACCCGCAGCGGCCAGTGCTTCGACGTGTCCAGCCCGCAGGCGCTGCGGCGCGACGGCGGCAGCGACCCGGTCGGCCTGATGTCGATGGTCCGGTACGTGCTCCAGCGCTACAACGGCGACACCGGCCGGGTGTTCGTCACCGGCGTCTCGTCCGGCGCGATGACCACGAACGTCATGCTGGCCAACTACCCGGACGTGTTCGCCGCGGGCGCGCCGTTCGCGGGCGTGCCGGACGGCTGCTTCGCCACCACCGACGGCTCGGGCTGGAACAGCGCCTGCGCCAACGGTCAGGTGCTCCGGACGCCACAGCAGTGGGGCGACATCGCCCGCAACGCCTACCCCGGTTACAGCGGCGCCCGACCGCGCGTGCAGATCTGGCACGGCACCGCGGACGACACGCTGCGGTACCCGAACTTCGGCGAGACGATCGACCAGTGGACCAACGTCCACGGCCTGTCCAGCACGCCGACGTCCACCGACAGCCCGCAGTCCGGGTGGACGCGCACCCGTTACGGCACGAAGGTCGAGGCCATCTCGCTCCAGGGCACCGGCCACAACCTGCTGGCTTCGGGCATGGCGTTGCGCGTGATCCAGTTCTTCGGGCTGGACCAGAACAACAACACCACCACCAGCACCACGACGACGACCACGGACACCACGACCACGACCACAA
This genomic window from Saccharothrix sp. HUAS TT1 contains:
- the rph gene encoding ribonuclease PH — protein: MLRTDGRNDDVLRDIRITRGFQQWPAGSVLIEFGNTRVLCAASVTEGVPRWRSGSGLGWVTAEYAMLPSATHTRSDRESVKGRIGGRTHEISRLIGRSLRACIDLAALGENTIVIDCDVIQADGGTRTAAITGAYVALADAVTWLGAAGRLADPQPLSCAVSAVSVGVVDGRVRLDLPYEEDSRAEVDMNVVATDAGTLIEVQGTGEGATFARSTLDKMLDLALAGCAQLNRIQAEALALPYPGVLPEPKARKR
- a CDS encoding DUF2231 domain-containing protein produces the protein MALADDLVTIFGLPAHPLLVHAVVVLLPLAAAGAAAMAVVPRWRQRYAWPLLGVTVLAVGSVPLAQWAGDQLYARLASLENPLIQRHADLGNDLLPFALGFGVVVVALLVAGRLADRERAAATDDPAVPKTWRRIAVVVAVLVIAAGAAATVQTVRIGHSGSTAVWDGIATT
- a CDS encoding OsmC family protein, with amino-acid sequence MSNVEVRRVGEHDFVATNDRGASVRVGRKGAEGAFTPVELLLAAAAGCAAVTVETLVTRRVEGDLVARADDVRSADGNSLTSVPVDLAYDISQLTEAQRTALETTVRRAIDQLCTVTRTLKSTPPTPLTLPT
- a CDS encoding hemerythrin domain-containing protein, whose protein sequence is MATDVVELILADHRKFEELFRGLRDRESDRATLLGELAALLVAHAEAEESEVYPALKRYKEVDNAEVDHGAEEHAEGHQALLALMEVSDTASEEWEDKLEELVQALNHHVDEEERTILNDARSEVPDERRAELGELFTEIRQSRLADDCGDIDYVRKIAAATADRID
- a CDS encoding MBL fold metallo-hydrolase, with product MLLTILGCSGSLPGPHGPASGYLVEADGCRLAIELGSGVLAALQELHDPFSLDALLFSHLHPDHCADFTTLTVTRRYHTHPPHDTRERRLPVHGPAETADRFARAYAETADELLTTDLSDVFEFHALGEEVTRVGPFEITAVRVDHPGESYGFRIATENATLAYTGDTGPCEALGVLARDVDVLLSEATWTHADDRPTGRHLSGVQAGQAAAEGGVGRLLLTHVAPWTDRAAVLAEARSAFSGPVEVVSQGDTYAVDEPVVRVIGGHGN
- the murI gene encoding glutamate racemase; the protein is MTVTADSPIGIFDSGVGGLTVARAIMDQLPEERIRYVGDTVHCPYGPLPIARAREYALEVTDRLVADGAKMLVIACNTASAACLRDARERYDIPVIEVVLPAVRRAVATTRTGRVGVIGTLGTVNSGAYQDAFAAARDVEVTAVACPRFVDFVERGTTSGRQVLGMAQAYLEPLQRAEVDTLVLGCTHYPLLTGVLQIVMGDGVTLVSSAEETVKDVVRVLTERDEFRSGDPDQRFSCTGPVEPFARLARRFLPGLDRASFQAHG
- a CDS encoding rhomboid family intramembrane serine protease; the protein is MVAAPKPARAAKSPAKRVVPPRPVLSAVVVLAFVGLLYVVEAVDTVLGGRWDDDGVIPRDFGEWDNILWYPLLHGDWTHLTGNAVPLLVLAYLATSGGIRQFLQITAVIWLTSGLGVWLFGSYGSHIGASGLVFGFLVFLLVRGIFARSALQIVLAVVVFAIYGAALWGVLPGQPGISWEGHLFGALGGVLAAWGVARDAARDAAKGARTTLNA
- a CDS encoding SMP-30/gluconolactonase/LRE family protein; the protein is MSIEVAVRAEAQLGEGPTWDHASGTLLWVDVLGSEVHRYNPSTDEDAVLDVPQHVGAAKPRSGGGLVVNLRDGVALIDRDGNKTWLVYWARDGVRGNDAAVDPAGRLWAGTMRYDEDPGGWLARIEPSGDAKVVLDKLSVSNGIGWSPDAKSMYFIDSGERRIDVLDYDRETGAATNRRPLADVGRGLPDGLTVDSSGAVWVALFGGAALHRYTPDGRLDREIELPVGQPTSCCFGGVDFTDLYVTTARTGLSGDALSELAGSVLVLPGVGEGLPSAAFAG
- a CDS encoding MBL fold metallo-hydrolase codes for the protein MQLTVLGCSGSAPGPGLPTSGYLVEAGGVRIVLELGSGVFGPLTRLCDPFDLDAVLLSHLHLDHCADFSSLTVYRRDHPEPPYDVTERKLPVFAPAHAPSRLANAHAASRADLARTDLTDTFDFVPLATGRYEVGPVQVEVAAMRHICEAYGFRITHGGVSLVFSGDTVPCPELVRLARGADLLLADSAWREQAGRANYLHMSGREAGEVAASAGVGRLVLTHVLPWSDRQGVLQDATEAFSGPVTLATPGATYAI
- a CDS encoding polysaccharide deacetylase family protein; translation: MVLRTLLAVALLLAAPLLSANTAGAAPGPKALACNGYVALTYDDGPNAQFTRPLLSALRAAGARATFFDMGSRVQQQPQLTRETAQAGMWVGNHSWSHPYLTNLGAAAVAKELGDTQNAIRNATGQSPTLFRPPYGATNSTVQNEARKLGLTQVIWSVDTQDWNGASTDAIVRAATGANAGGVVLMHASYQNTVNAVPRIVQGLAAKNLCPGRIDNSGRVVAP
- a CDS encoding PHB depolymerase family esterase, with translation MKAVGAIVSSLAAVAAFVLAFVVTPQASAAALTEVTGFGSNPSNLRMHLYVPDRTQARPGVLLAVHYCTGTGPAFHSGTEYARLADQYGFIVIYPSATRSGQCFDVSSPQALRRDGGSDPVGLMSMVRYVLQRYNGDTGRVFVTGVSSGAMTTNVMLANYPDVFAAGAPFAGVPDGCFATTDGSGWNSACANGQVLRTPQQWGDIARNAYPGYSGARPRVQIWHGTADDTLRYPNFGETIDQWTNVHGLSSTPTSTDSPQSGWTRTRYGTKVEAISLQGTGHNLLASGMALRVIQFFGLDQNNNTTTSTTTTTTDTTTTTTTTTTTTTTPPPGGCKVTYTVNSWNTGLTASIAIANTSTSALNGWQLAFTLPGGQTITSGWNATYSPTSGAVTARNASYNGALNAGASVGIGFQAAHGGNTDKPTSFTLNGVACAIG